A window of Synechococcus sp. MEDNS5 contains these coding sequences:
- a CDS encoding NAD(P)H-quinone oxidoreductase subunit F, producing MQELSAPMQTAWLIPLYGLAGMIVSLPWAFGWFRRDAHKPPAYLNILLTLLAVVHGSLVLRDVMLTGPALIRVPWLSVADLNLEISFSLSLTNVSALELITGLSLLSQIYSLGYMDKEWALARFFALLGFFEGAMSGVVLSDSLFQSYFLLEMLTLSTYLLVGFWYAQPLVVTAARDAFLTKRVGDVLLLMSVVAVTAWSGVTSFEDLYSWSAQKTLLPLAATLLGLGLIAGPTGKCAQFPMHLWLDEAMEGPNPASILRNSVVVTCGAIVLLKVMPLLQNAPVTLVVLQVIGSISAIGGSLVSIAQVDIKRTLSYSTTAYLGLVFIAISLQVPVLALLLLYAHAVSKALLSMSVGGVIASTNCQDITELGGLASRMPATTGSFLIGGAGLVGLLPLGGFLCLAQAVELIGAREAIFVPVFLLTNVFTALNLTRVFRQVFLGESLAKTRRAAEVNWLMALPMVALSVIVLLTPLLLIRLESLDGLLAFPLWAAALVVISGMTGLLVGALIPLNKAWSRSLNPPLRWCQDLFENDFYTERFYRVTIVNVVASFARLAGWFDRNVVDGVLHGLARISLQSAEGLKLSISGQTQSYVLTVIAAIVILLSSLSWILN from the coding sequence ATGCAAGAGCTTTCGGCTCCCATGCAGACCGCCTGGCTCATCCCCCTCTACGGATTGGCCGGGATGATCGTGTCTCTTCCCTGGGCTTTTGGCTGGTTTCGTCGCGATGCCCACAAGCCCCCCGCCTATCTCAACATTCTTCTGACCCTGCTTGCGGTGGTCCACGGCAGCCTAGTGCTCAGAGATGTGATGCTCACTGGACCAGCGCTGATCCGAGTGCCCTGGCTCTCTGTGGCCGATCTCAACCTCGAGATCAGTTTCAGCCTCTCGCTCACAAATGTCTCCGCGCTAGAGCTGATCACCGGGTTGAGCCTGTTGTCTCAGATTTATTCCCTTGGATATATGGACAAAGAATGGGCTCTGGCTCGGTTCTTTGCGTTATTGGGATTTTTTGAAGGGGCTATGTCAGGTGTTGTCCTCAGTGACTCACTGTTCCAGAGTTATTTCCTTTTGGAAATGCTGACCTTGTCCACCTATCTCTTGGTCGGCTTTTGGTATGCGCAGCCGCTTGTTGTGACTGCAGCCCGGGATGCATTTTTGACCAAGCGGGTTGGCGATGTTTTGCTGCTGATGAGTGTTGTAGCAGTGACTGCTTGGTCAGGTGTCACGAGCTTTGAGGATTTGTACAGCTGGTCTGCTCAAAAAACACTTCTCCCCCTTGCTGCAACCCTTCTCGGGCTTGGACTGATCGCTGGCCCCACAGGAAAGTGTGCCCAATTTCCCATGCATCTCTGGTTGGATGAAGCGATGGAAGGCCCCAATCCAGCTTCCATTCTTCGAAATTCCGTGGTGGTGACTTGCGGGGCCATCGTGCTGTTGAAGGTGATGCCTCTACTTCAAAACGCTCCAGTCACCTTGGTCGTTCTTCAGGTGATTGGTTCGATCAGTGCAATCGGCGGTTCATTGGTTTCGATAGCCCAGGTGGATATCAAGCGGACGCTTTCCTATTCAACAACCGCTTATCTGGGGCTGGTCTTCATCGCAATTTCCCTTCAGGTACCTGTGCTGGCCTTGCTTCTTCTTTATGCGCACGCGGTGTCGAAAGCACTCCTCTCGATGAGCGTGGGAGGAGTCATTGCGTCAACGAATTGCCAAGACATTACCGAGCTAGGTGGCTTGGCCAGTCGCATGCCGGCGACAACAGGCTCTTTCCTGATTGGTGGTGCGGGACTTGTTGGCCTTTTGCCCTTGGGTGGCTTCCTTTGCCTCGCTCAGGCAGTTGAACTGATTGGTGCACGGGAGGCGATTTTTGTTCCTGTATTCCTGCTGACGAATGTCTTTACAGCTCTGAATCTCACACGTGTCTTCAGGCAGGTTTTCCTTGGCGAGTCCCTCGCGAAGACCAGGCGTGCTGCTGAGGTGAACTGGTTGATGGCACTGCCCATGGTTGCTCTCTCGGTGATTGTGCTCTTGACACCTTTACTGCTGATTCGTCTCGAATCTCTCGATGGCTTACTGGCTTTCCCTCTTTGGGCAGCAGCACTTGTCGTCATCAGTGGAATGACCGGTCTATTGGTCGGTGCTTTGATTCCGCTGAATAAGGCCTGGTCTCGATCTCTCAATCCTCCTTTGCGTTGGTGTCAGGATCTTTTTGAAAACGATTTCTACACCGAGCGTTTTTACAGGGTTACGATTGTGAATGTCGTGGCGAGTTTTGCGCGATTGGCGGGTTGGTTTGATCGCAATGTCGTCGATGGGGTGCTTCATGGTCTGGCTCGAATTTCTCTCCAGTCGGCTGAAGGTCTCAAGCTCAGTATCAGCGGGCAGACTCAGTCTTATGTTCTCACGGTTATTGCGGCGATTGTGATCCTTCTTTCCTCATTGAGTTGGATTTTGAACTGA
- a CDS encoding peptidase domain-containing ABC transporter, translating into MKDFSKENLQNVFQLESSDYKSDILLVDENSSIYFKVMSKVYNILEDKSKLNEYATDQLNEFLTYNDVLYREVSPEESPKLRTGLNTVIDLGEGNAIAIIKLKGKDWLYNPKTDELLPYKNYNELEIEYEVSKCYAYEIFAKLSYDTRGPLDAIKFTLGSSWYTLIAFILSTITVVLMGLTAPMITNYLVADVLPQSSYSLLITVAILVGIIAIFNLTVTAFSQFFQVEFEALIDVRLQTAVWARLVRLPVPFFRENSIGDIASRAAAISQARSAISGGFLIAVINLVFAFSFFILMFQYDQTLTWISLAVTIINTFIVIKYSLKQGEFLVPLFSQYADVTNYSLQAIQGVAQIRTSGSEPFVFLVWMKKLIKTAYTNSQMGYTAAVVNTGAISVNPIGTLTVIVSIILLNPREITGFTAAQIASWIGFLAAFSGFNSILSASAVTISVSLATLRSLWARASLIVYAEPEKGYSDQAIRKDLNGDYRGENLVFSYKGMNRPVLNELSFEIKPNKYTAITGYSGCGKSTLLRLLMGFDEQQSGLLTIDKLALEQWSIHHYRKQLGVVMQNTPLQPGTIRKILTAGRNIDDSKIWEALEKAALADLVNEMPDKLETFIEEGSSNISGGQRQRIALARALVGNPKVLILDEATSALDAPTQKVVTDTLNNLQITRIAVAHRLSTIESADNILIMKEGRIVESGKYEQLKENPEGYLNRHNA; encoded by the coding sequence ATGAAAGATTTTTCAAAAGAAAACCTTCAAAATGTTTTTCAACTCGAATCAAGCGACTACAAAAGTGATATTTTATTAGTGGATGAAAATTCGAGTATTTACTTTAAAGTAATGTCAAAAGTTTATAACATTCTAGAAGACAAAAGCAAATTAAACGAATATGCCACTGATCAACTCAACGAGTTCTTGACGTACAATGATGTATTGTACAGAGAAGTAAGCCCTGAAGAATCACCAAAATTAAGAACGGGCTTAAACACCGTCATTGACTTGGGAGAGGGAAATGCGATCGCGATTATAAAATTAAAGGGTAAAGATTGGCTCTATAATCCAAAAACTGATGAACTTCTCCCATATAAAAATTATAATGAGCTGGAGATTGAATACGAAGTAAGTAAGTGCTATGCGTACGAAATATTCGCAAAACTTTCATATGATACAAGGGGTCCGTTAGATGCCATAAAATTTACATTAGGTTCGTCATGGTATACCTTAATTGCATTTATATTATCAACGATAACTGTCGTATTAATGGGACTAACTGCTCCCATGATAACTAATTACCTCGTTGCTGATGTATTACCGCAATCCAGTTATTCCTTGCTGATAACAGTAGCCATTTTGGTGGGAATAATTGCTATATTTAACTTAACAGTAACGGCATTTAGTCAATTTTTCCAGGTAGAGTTTGAAGCATTAATTGATGTGCGGCTTCAAACTGCCGTGTGGGCAAGGTTGGTTAGATTACCGGTACCATTTTTTCGTGAAAATAGTATCGGTGACATCGCATCAAGAGCAGCTGCAATATCACAAGCTAGATCGGCAATATCGGGAGGGTTTTTAATTGCTGTCATTAATCTAGTTTTTGCATTCAGTTTTTTCATATTAATGTTTCAATATGACCAGACATTAACATGGATATCCCTTGCGGTTACAATAATCAATACATTTATAGTCATCAAATATTCGTTAAAACAAGGTGAATTCTTGGTTCCGCTATTTTCTCAATACGCAGATGTAACAAATTACTCATTACAAGCAATCCAAGGTGTTGCACAAATAAGAACGTCAGGAAGTGAGCCGTTTGTATTTCTTGTATGGATGAAGAAATTAATAAAAACAGCTTACACTAACAGTCAAATGGGTTATACAGCTGCTGTGGTAAACACTGGTGCAATTTCTGTTAATCCAATTGGAACATTAACAGTAATCGTTTCAATAATATTACTGAATCCCAGAGAAATTACAGGATTCACAGCAGCGCAGATAGCCAGTTGGATTGGATTTCTAGCAGCATTTTCAGGATTTAATTCAATACTATCTGCATCTGCTGTAACGATATCAGTGAGTCTCGCAACCCTGAGAAGTCTTTGGGCAAGAGCAAGCCTAATTGTTTACGCAGAGCCAGAAAAGGGTTACAGCGATCAGGCCATAAGGAAAGATCTGAATGGTGATTACAGAGGTGAAAATTTGGTGTTTAGTTACAAGGGCATGAACAGACCAGTACTTAATGAGTTAAGCTTTGAGATTAAACCTAATAAATATACTGCAATAACGGGATATAGTGGGTGCGGTAAATCAACTCTACTAAGACTTCTTATGGGATTTGACGAACAACAATCAGGACTTTTGACTATCGATAAACTAGCACTTGAGCAATGGTCAATTCATCATTACAGAAAACAATTAGGCGTAGTAATGCAAAACACCCCTCTCCAGCCTGGAACCATTAGAAAAATTTTAACGGCAGGAAGAAATATTGATGACAGTAAAATATGGGAGGCACTCGAAAAAGCAGCATTAGCTGATTTGGTAAATGAAATGCCTGATAAATTAGAAACATTCATTGAAGAAGGCTCATCGAATATATCAGGTGGACAAAGACAAAGAATCGCTTTGGCACGAGCTCTTGTTGGCAATCCCAAAGTACTGATTTTGGATGAAGCAACCAGTGCATTGGACGCACCAACTCAAAAAGTTGTCACAGACACGTTGAACAATTTGCAAATAACAAGAATTGCTGTAGCACACAGATTGAGTACAATTGAATCGGCAGATAATATTTTAATTATGAAGGAGGGTAGAATTGTTGAAAGTGGAAAATACGAGCAATTAAAGGAAAATCCAGAAGGATACTTGAATCGACATAATGCATAA
- a CDS encoding CO2 hydration protein, which translates to MITTPQPLLQVPAQGLPDQDELVRRLLSDTPLLADTPDHLLQVVNVLESYGLVLDAYSRNLIHQGKTQLLNPFPALRFFHEGFSFERLWNHLLGDRINFEYAEYCQKAMFWHGTGGMDAYFDSDEFQTACRQVIGLRSRRDPLLRLVNALYPGFAPEAIRSMTTIYALGLFWRVMSDLFIDLARRYRIGEVACVLDVVHHIRDGLVAAAANAITYEVTLGQETVWLLPPEAGLTFLVDVAVPYVEAVFFRGMPFLGTVSYNAQARQISPDQSQFKYGALYADPVPSMGAGIPPSLCMQDMFRNLPEELSSWYESHGRADADVHVQICVSFQKSMFCVTNAAIAGTMPHPLESSDPAQQEANRAYAGSWAGRLMGCQRGALL; encoded by the coding sequence ATGATCACTACACCCCAGCCATTGCTCCAGGTCCCTGCACAGGGTCTCCCTGATCAGGATGAACTGGTTCGGCGTTTGCTGTCCGATACTCCCCTCCTGGCTGATACCCCTGACCACCTGTTGCAGGTTGTCAATGTTCTTGAAAGCTATGGCCTCGTTCTCGATGCCTACAGTCGCAACCTGATTCATCAGGGTAAAACTCAACTTCTCAATCCTTTCCCCGCGTTGCGGTTTTTTCACGAAGGCTTTTCCTTTGAACGTCTTTGGAATCATCTTCTCGGAGATCGTATCAATTTTGAATACGCTGAATATTGTCAGAAAGCGATGTTTTGGCATGGCACCGGCGGGATGGATGCGTATTTCGATTCGGATGAATTCCAAACTGCCTGTCGACAGGTGATTGGTTTGCGAAGTCGTCGCGATCCTCTGCTGCGGCTTGTCAACGCTCTTTATCCAGGCTTCGCACCGGAAGCGATTCGCTCGATGACCACGATCTACGCCCTTGGCTTGTTTTGGCGGGTGATGAGTGATCTATTTATCGATCTTGCGCGTCGCTATCGAATCGGTGAGGTGGCTTGTGTTCTCGATGTCGTGCATCACATCCGTGATGGTCTTGTTGCTGCAGCTGCAAACGCGATCACTTACGAGGTAACTCTGGGGCAAGAGACCGTGTGGCTACTGCCTCCGGAGGCTGGGCTTACGTTCCTCGTGGATGTGGCGGTTCCTTACGTCGAGGCTGTCTTTTTCCGTGGGATGCCATTCCTGGGCACGGTGTCATACAACGCTCAGGCTCGACAGATCTCGCCTGATCAGAGTCAATTTAAATACGGTGCGTTGTACGCCGATCCCGTGCCCAGCATGGGCGCTGGAATTCCTCCAAGTCTCTGCATGCAGGACATGTTCCGGAATCTTCCAGAGGAGCTGAGTTCCTGGTACGAGTCCCATGGCCGCGCTGACGCCGATGTGCACGTGCAGATCTGTGTGAGCTTTCAGAAATCAATGTTCTGCGTTACGAACGCTGCCATTGCTGGCACCATGCCTCACCCCCTGGAGAGCTCGGATCCTGCTCAACAGGAGGCGAATCGCGCCTACGCTGGATCATGGGCTGGACGTCTGATGGGATGTCAACGAGGGGCTCTCCTCTAG
- a CDS encoding NADH-quinone oxidoreductase subunit M gives MMLTILLLIPFLGALVISVLPPDDSGRNRSLALLILAAQCFYSFALLIPFQSLDAGQQLVDSVPWLPVVGLDFSLGVDGLSLPLVLMNAVLCLVAAFASRSADNRSRLYFSLILVISGAVNGAFLAQNLLLFFIFYELELIPLWLLIAIWGGANRAYASTKFLIITAVSGVLILGAFLGIALITGSADFGIRPILVGQMSLLTQLVLMGALLVGFGIKIPLFPFHTWLPDAHTEASTPVSVLLAGVLLKLGTYGLLRFCLGLFPEAWSVAAPWLAGWAAISVLYGSLAAIAQSDMKRMVAYSSVGHMGYVLLAAAAATPLAITGALFQMVSHGLISAVLFLAVGIVYERTGTRDLNVLRGLLNPQRGLPLTGTLMIIGVMASAGIPGMAGFISEFLIFKGSFEPFPLATLFSMIGSGLTAVYFLLLVNRAFFGRLATVSGATPNPSILGRVPLGQQIPALSMSLLILILGLAPHLLVGLSQAATTQLSELAALVPSGGFA, from the coding sequence ATCATGCTTACGATCCTTCTTTTAATTCCCTTCCTTGGAGCGCTGGTGATCAGTGTTTTGCCTCCTGATGATTCAGGAAGAAATCGATCACTCGCACTTCTCATCCTTGCTGCTCAGTGTTTTTATAGCTTTGCATTGTTAATTCCTTTCCAGTCATTGGATGCTGGACAGCAGCTTGTTGATAGTGTGCCTTGGCTTCCAGTGGTCGGTCTTGATTTCAGCCTTGGTGTGGACGGACTGTCCCTTCCGCTGGTGCTGATGAATGCTGTTCTCTGTTTGGTTGCTGCGTTTGCCTCGCGATCTGCTGATAATCGTTCTCGACTTTATTTTTCGCTGATCCTGGTGATCAGTGGAGCAGTGAATGGTGCTTTCCTGGCTCAGAATTTGCTTCTATTCTTCATTTTCTACGAACTGGAGTTGATTCCTCTTTGGCTGCTGATTGCGATCTGGGGAGGCGCCAATCGGGCCTATGCATCGACTAAGTTTTTGATCATAACTGCTGTCTCCGGAGTTCTTATCCTTGGTGCATTTCTCGGGATTGCTCTGATCACTGGTTCAGCAGACTTTGGAATCCGTCCAATCCTTGTTGGTCAGATGAGTCTTCTGACACAGTTGGTTTTGATGGGTGCTCTTCTGGTTGGATTCGGCATCAAAATTCCATTGTTCCCCTTCCATACCTGGTTACCTGACGCCCACACCGAGGCTTCAACACCAGTGTCAGTGTTGCTTGCAGGTGTTCTCCTCAAGCTTGGTACTTACGGACTCTTGCGTTTTTGCCTGGGACTCTTCCCTGAAGCTTGGTCTGTTGCCGCGCCATGGCTGGCTGGTTGGGCGGCTATTTCGGTGTTGTATGGATCTCTCGCTGCCATCGCGCAATCAGATATGAAACGGATGGTTGCCTACAGTTCGGTTGGGCATATGGGGTACGTATTGCTCGCTGCAGCTGCTGCAACGCCATTGGCGATTACGGGTGCTCTCTTTCAGATGGTGAGCCATGGCCTGATCTCTGCCGTTCTGTTCCTGGCAGTTGGGATCGTCTATGAACGAACTGGAACACGCGATCTCAACGTTCTTCGAGGACTGTTGAATCCTCAGCGAGGATTGCCTCTTACAGGAACACTCATGATTATTGGCGTGATGGCTAGTGCGGGTATTCCAGGGATGGCAGGCTTCATCTCTGAATTCTTGATCTTCAAGGGGAGTTTCGAGCCTTTTCCTCTTGCCACCTTGTTTTCGATGATTGGCTCCGGTCTGACGGCGGTGTATTTCCTTTTGCTGGTAAACCGCGCCTTTTTTGGTCGGCTTGCGACGGTCTCTGGTGCCACTCCCAACCCGTCAATCCTCGGTAGGGTTCCCCTTGGGCAGCAGATACCTGCATTGTCCATGTCTCTGCTGATCCTCATCCTTGGCTTGGCTCCCCATCTTCTGGTTGGACTCAGCCAGGCAGCCACGACACAGCTGAGTGAACTTGCCGCACTGGTTCCATCAGGAGGTTTCGCATGA
- a CDS encoding peptidase domain-containing ABC transporter: MNKLINSFRWIFPILIRYNKGFLLLIPISLAVTIPTLIIAGSSSQFIDGYLLNVRDNFAIPIAWLLLISTLVMVALLAIQSVVLVRIEAFIIKSASVRIFKRIFSLPYSYFAVNPSGETAGRIGLALQVGQQLVTQVTGFAIVLVRALIVLTFSLIISPQLTILSTIILVTNVTLSFYITSKREAANRELAVNKGLAEGEGLNAVANIESIKASALESEFFKSWASIFGKSVNQQQNQSFYNAIGSMISTVSSFLLQTLVVILGGFLILDGKLSLGSLVAYQFLLSTIITPINQIPQLVSALQTLSGLSGRISLLFSETTESYVKSLDEDKSRESGVAAIKLTGDLKIDNISFRYEGAKNDLFEDITIEIPAGNHLAIVGGSGSGKSTLIKIIAGLYHPTNGMIRYDGISWEEHTDLTMRQTIAYVPQDMFLFSDTLHHNISLWDPRFTPQECYEAASLALMQNEIDSYPLGIQRTLNDNGSDLSGGQKQRIEIARGLVRKPTIMLIDEGTSALDDYTEKAVMENIKSVKTTLVTVAHRMHSAEISDYVIVLDKGKIVQKGPPDLLRNQPGRYSELLKAEEA; this comes from the coding sequence ATGAATAAGTTAATTAATTCCTTCAGATGGATATTTCCAATACTTATAAGGTACAACAAAGGCTTTTTGCTTTTAATACCAATTTCTTTGGCAGTGACTATACCAACACTAATAATTGCTGGCTCTTCGTCACAGTTTATTGATGGATATCTTCTGAATGTAAGAGACAACTTTGCAATACCAATTGCATGGCTTTTACTTATAAGTACACTCGTAATGGTTGCACTACTCGCAATTCAATCAGTAGTACTCGTGAGGATTGAGGCATTCATTATTAAATCTGCTTCAGTGAGAATTTTTAAAAGGATTTTTTCGTTACCTTACAGTTATTTTGCAGTCAATCCTTCGGGGGAAACAGCCGGAAGAATAGGACTTGCACTGCAAGTTGGGCAACAACTAGTAACGCAAGTGACAGGATTTGCAATTGTTCTTGTAAGAGCGTTAATAGTACTAACATTTTCACTCATAATATCTCCACAACTAACCATCTTAAGTACGATAATTCTCGTTACTAATGTAACGCTTTCGTTTTACATAACATCAAAAAGAGAAGCAGCTAACAGGGAGTTGGCAGTTAATAAGGGTCTTGCAGAAGGTGAGGGCTTAAATGCAGTAGCTAACATTGAAAGCATAAAAGCATCAGCACTAGAATCAGAATTCTTTAAAAGCTGGGCATCAATCTTTGGTAAATCTGTCAATCAACAGCAAAATCAAAGCTTCTACAACGCAATAGGTTCAATGATAAGCACGGTATCATCTTTCCTATTACAAACATTAGTTGTTATTTTGGGAGGATTTTTGATACTCGATGGAAAACTATCGCTTGGTTCATTAGTAGCATACCAATTCTTGTTATCAACAATTATAACTCCAATAAATCAAATACCACAACTAGTTTCAGCTTTACAAACATTAAGTGGACTTTCTGGGAGAATATCCTTACTATTTAGTGAAACAACGGAGAGTTACGTAAAAAGCCTTGACGAAGATAAAAGTCGAGAATCAGGCGTAGCAGCCATAAAATTAACAGGTGATTTAAAAATTGATAATATTAGTTTTAGATACGAAGGTGCTAAGAATGATTTATTTGAAGACATCACCATCGAAATACCAGCTGGAAATCATTTAGCAATTGTTGGAGGTAGTGGATCTGGAAAAAGTACACTTATCAAAATAATTGCAGGATTGTACCATCCGACCAATGGAATGATAAGATACGATGGAATTTCATGGGAAGAGCATACAGATTTAACAATGAGACAAACAATAGCTTATGTACCACAAGATATGTTTTTGTTCAGCGATACTCTACACCACAACATCTCATTATGGGATCCACGATTTACTCCCCAGGAATGTTACGAAGCTGCTTCTTTAGCACTCATGCAAAATGAAATCGATTCGTATCCCTTAGGGATCCAAAGAACATTAAATGACAATGGAAGCGATTTGAGCGGTGGTCAAAAACAAAGGATTGAAATAGCGCGGGGATTGGTTAGAAAACCAACCATTATGTTGATTGATGAAGGGACGAGTGCATTAGATGACTATACAGAAAAGGCTGTGATGGAAAACATAAAGTCTGTGAAAACTACTCTAGTGACAGTTGCTCATAGAATGCACTCTGCAGAAATTAGTGACTATGTAATTGTACTTGATAAAGGAAAAATAGTTCAAAAGGGTCCACCTGATCTATTAAGGAATCAACCTGGTAGATATTCAGAACTTTTAAAAGCGGAGGAAGCCTAA
- a CDS encoding phytanoyl-CoA dioxygenase family protein produces the protein MLNFQTSLDRDGFVKIPSFVSSSFVSLLQHSVDIAIETRCSPFFRDLSDDQDGSFLSDIWSSFFVSKFPVDYIPDQVPFLISTLMRCPSVILLQDTWFRRTSSCTVSIPWHHDQSIEGPFFSVWISLTDIPFGSSLRFVRGSHKTGLRYLPSSFFQTDSSNDEVNAMESFYREFHYSDSPDYQRHFVPIPPDLETNDCYDIVSVPTSSGDIIVFNGLTLHSLPSNNVDTCGFVLRWISVDSVVSPYSNDVQIASKFLNVSLNAGHPVNDNFFRKYDF, from the coding sequence ATGCTCAATTTTCAAACATCTCTTGACCGAGATGGTTTTGTAAAAATTCCATCCTTTGTTTCATCTTCGTTTGTTTCACTTTTGCAACATTCTGTTGATATTGCCATTGAGACTCGCTGTTCGCCTTTCTTTCGTGACTTAAGTGATGATCAAGATGGATCTTTTTTATCTGATATTTGGTCATCATTTTTTGTTTCAAAATTTCCTGTTGACTATATACCCGACCAAGTCCCTTTTTTAATTTCCACTTTGATGCGCTGTCCTTCAGTTATCCTCCTTCAGGATACATGGTTTCGTCGTACTTCCTCATGTACTGTTTCTATCCCTTGGCATCATGACCAGTCCATTGAGGGACCTTTCTTTTCCGTCTGGATTTCCCTTACTGATATACCTTTTGGCTCATCTCTACGTTTTGTGCGTGGTTCTCACAAGACTGGCCTTCGATACCTACCCTCATCTTTTTTTCAAACCGACTCTTCAAATGATGAAGTAAACGCTATGGAATCTTTTTACCGCGAATTTCACTATTCTGATTCTCCCGATTATCAGCGTCATTTTGTGCCAATACCCCCTGATTTAGAAACTAATGATTGTTATGATATCGTTTCCGTTCCAACCTCCTCTGGTGATATTATAGTATTTAATGGATTGACTTTACATTCGTTACCTTCCAATAATGTTGATACATGTGGTTTTGTACTTAGATGGATCAGCGTTGATTCTGTAGTCTCTCCTTATTCTAATGATGTCCAGATTGCTTCTAAATTCTTAAATGTATCTCTTAATGCTGGACACCCAGTAAATGATAATTTTTTTAGAAAATATGACTTTTAA
- a CDS encoding TolC family protein has translation MFASALKVNAETPSLENANNATEVKFTYSRDDLVPMPLPKIPINEETKLQETLTVEDLKKLASITEEQQWRELTKKVIRYQRQLLTNNKSISLNEAIELAIEKNPTIQENKYDVLASIWRIRAETRRWLPTIDLELDTVGYYKAQLYVNSRNPNNPNDGNGSAVSYSSNYFQGAPVASISWDAFDPERGPSIMIEKTAEQRDKILLNYSLRSLLVDVYQSFTEIEIILEQINAYSELVSLEIAIADAIFDVYENGLTSIAEVTKWRAQTYSTITQLIGYYQRLDNAYARFSRVIGSDEYFPAQPSDNEVYLEKWPLSLDESIAKAKKENERIKSAYLNSKISELKSQRLIDSYLPTVTLTASAGNYTINGVYEAPLYQSAPILPTTDQKTQNPIYQIYAGLTFEFDGGINLARAKAEEMNAKREKYSAVRISNETVESVRNSYNGLVNQTINLEATERSVENAAISLIVYKQRFIAGISDTTPFIQALNLYTTSIISRSTVKTNLIRDYVNLLRATATWPKSFEISLNQAIKRVMSSKN, from the coding sequence ATGTTCGCAAGTGCTCTAAAAGTCAATGCTGAAACTCCAAGTCTAGAAAATGCAAATAATGCTACGGAAGTTAAATTCACATATTCGAGAGATGATTTAGTACCCATGCCTCTTCCCAAAATACCAATCAACGAAGAGACAAAACTCCAAGAAACACTTACAGTGGAAGATTTAAAAAAGTTAGCATCGATCACCGAAGAGCAGCAATGGCGCGAACTAACCAAAAAGGTCATTAGATATCAAAGACAACTTCTTACAAACAATAAATCAATAAGCTTGAACGAGGCGATTGAGCTAGCAATTGAAAAAAATCCAACAATACAAGAAAATAAATATGATGTACTGGCCAGCATATGGAGAATTAGAGCAGAAACCAGGCGATGGTTACCAACAATTGATTTAGAATTAGACACAGTTGGATATTACAAAGCACAACTATACGTCAACTCAAGAAACCCCAATAATCCCAATGATGGGAATGGATCTGCAGTCAGTTACAGCTCAAATTATTTTCAAGGAGCACCAGTTGCATCCATTTCGTGGGATGCATTCGATCCAGAGAGAGGACCAAGTATAATGATCGAAAAGACAGCTGAACAAAGAGATAAAATTCTACTAAACTATTCATTGAGATCACTGTTAGTAGACGTTTATCAAAGCTTCACAGAAATAGAAATAATCCTAGAACAAATTAATGCATATTCAGAATTAGTTTCATTAGAGATCGCAATTGCAGATGCAATTTTCGATGTTTATGAAAATGGCTTAACATCAATAGCAGAAGTAACCAAATGGAGAGCACAAACTTACTCGACAATTACACAATTAATTGGATATTACCAAAGATTAGATAATGCCTATGCGCGATTCAGTAGAGTCATCGGCTCGGACGAATACTTTCCGGCACAGCCAAGTGACAATGAAGTCTATCTCGAAAAATGGCCGTTATCATTAGATGAATCAATTGCAAAAGCAAAGAAAGAAAATGAAAGAATAAAAAGCGCCTATCTAAATAGCAAGATAAGCGAATTAAAATCGCAAAGATTAATAGATTCTTACTTGCCAACGGTAACATTGACTGCATCTGCTGGCAATTACACGATCAATGGTGTATATGAAGCCCCTCTATACCAGTCTGCACCAATTCTACCAACAACTGATCAAAAAACCCAAAATCCAATTTATCAAATCTACGCAGGCCTAACATTTGAATTTGATGGAGGCATAAATTTAGCCAGAGCAAAAGCTGAGGAAATGAATGCAAAAAGGGAAAAATATTCAGCGGTAAGAATTAGCAATGAAACTGTAGAATCTGTAAGAAATTCCTACAACGGATTAGTGAATCAGACAATTAATTTAGAGGCAACTGAGAGGTCAGTTGAGAATGCAGCAATATCATTAATAGTATACAAACAAAGATTTATAGCCGGAATAAGCGATACAACACCTTTTATACAAGCCTTAAATTTATACACAACATCAATCATATCAAGAAGCACAGTAAAGACTAATTTAATTAGAGACTATGTAAACTTACTGAGGGCGACTGCCACATGGCCGAAAAGTTTTGAGATAAGTCTAAATCAAGCAATAAAGAGGGTTATGAGTAGCAAAAATTAA